The following are encoded in a window of Stigmatella erecta genomic DNA:
- a CDS encoding metallophosphoesterase family protein encodes MVKILHSADWQVGLRAQHVARVASDVRKARLEAARKVIREANSLSVNAVVLAGDIFEDNFVEDRLVHEVLAVLADSRAPVYVLPGNHDALTPDAIYRRPSWKQRPSHVFMLDGDSAVPVPRTSAVLLPAPLRQKKGMKDPTAEWAARVDPADIRIGVAHGSLRIEGKYSADDFPIALNAVARSGLDYLALGHWHGQYLHDARTAYSGAHETTKFGEDGSGQALLVEIVARGAEPRLTPVVTGSLAWRVLELDLSQGTGPEVERVRALAAVLPHPERTLLRLRTTGTSADDATSLLNGLEDALWGRGFLHVSVERNDIPRDKAEGRLADIAGSSSLISSLLRELGGPAVPASQAPEEAAVRLAARQVLTELVMEAWK; translated from the coding sequence ATGGTCAAAATTCTTCATTCAGCGGACTGGCAGGTGGGTCTCCGGGCGCAACATGTGGCGCGCGTGGCCTCGGATGTTCGCAAGGCTCGGCTGGAGGCGGCGCGCAAGGTCATCCGCGAGGCAAACAGCCTAAGTGTGAATGCGGTAGTCCTCGCAGGCGACATCTTCGAGGACAACTTCGTCGAGGACAGGCTGGTCCATGAAGTCCTGGCGGTACTTGCGGACTCGCGCGCCCCAGTCTACGTCCTCCCCGGCAACCACGATGCGTTGACGCCTGACGCCATCTACCGTCGACCCTCCTGGAAGCAGCGCCCCTCCCATGTCTTCATGCTGGATGGGGACTCGGCCGTGCCCGTTCCCCGGACGAGCGCGGTGCTGCTCCCCGCGCCCTTGCGCCAGAAGAAGGGTATGAAGGACCCTACTGCCGAGTGGGCCGCGCGGGTCGACCCGGCAGACATCCGCATTGGCGTGGCGCATGGATCGTTGCGCATTGAAGGCAAGTATTCCGCGGACGACTTCCCCATCGCATTGAACGCCGTGGCCCGGAGCGGCCTGGATTACCTCGCTCTCGGTCATTGGCACGGGCAGTACCTCCACGACGCGCGGACCGCCTACTCTGGCGCTCACGAGACGACGAAGTTCGGCGAGGACGGCTCTGGGCAGGCGTTGCTGGTGGAGATTGTCGCTCGCGGTGCCGAGCCCCGGTTGACCCCTGTCGTGACCGGATCGCTGGCGTGGCGCGTCCTGGAACTGGATTTGAGCCAGGGGACTGGTCCGGAAGTGGAGCGCGTCCGAGCCCTTGCTGCGGTGCTTCCCCATCCGGAGAGGACTCTTCTGCGTCTGCGCACCACCGGCACTTCGGCGGACGACGCCACCTCACTGCTCAACGGTCTGGAGGACGCGCTCTGGGGCAGGGGGTTCCTGCATGTCAGCGTCGAGCGCAATGACATCCCCCGAGACAAGGCGGAGGGGCGCCTCGCCGACATCGCCGGTTCGAGCAGCCTCATCTCTTCGTTGCTGAGAGAGTTGGGTGGGCCTGCGGTCCCCGCGTCGCAGGCTCCAGAGGAAGCCGCCGTCCGGCTGGCGGCGCGGCAGGTGCTCACTGAACTGGTGATGGAGGCGTGGAAATGA
- a CDS encoding protease, which produces MAPSLTCEMSVPPRLKVGVPVELRFKLSNPTSQTVYALKWHTPLEGLRNNFLEVSRDGTEVPYQGPMVKRADPSAEAYAPLAPGASQEAQVDVAMAYDFTRPGTYRIAFRGTLMDLGTSQADVPRKMDAFQSVELRCPAVETVLSAG; this is translated from the coding sequence GTGGCCCCTTCCCTGACGTGCGAGATGAGCGTGCCCCCCCGGCTCAAGGTGGGAGTCCCCGTGGAGCTCCGCTTCAAGCTGAGCAACCCCACGTCCCAGACCGTCTACGCGCTGAAGTGGCACACCCCGCTGGAAGGGCTGCGCAACAACTTCCTGGAGGTGAGCCGCGACGGGACCGAGGTGCCCTACCAGGGCCCGATGGTGAAGCGCGCGGACCCCAGCGCGGAGGCCTACGCGCCCCTCGCCCCGGGCGCCTCCCAGGAGGCGCAGGTCGATGTGGCGATGGCCTATGACTTCACGCGGCCCGGCACGTACCGCATCGCGTTCCGGGGCACCTTGATGGACCTGGGCACGTCCCAGGCGGACGTGCCCCGGAAGATGGACGCGTTCCAGTCCGTCGAGCTCCGCTGCCCGGCGGTCGAGACGGTGCTCTCCGCCGGTTGA
- a CDS encoding M35 family metallo-endopeptidase, with product MSKSLGGRRQWLVGAVTGMSLLGACGAPPETAGESTELSAPEATAGELSARLSAGTSSFGAQSEVSVTITLTNISNHAVSLLSWHTPVDGLQDDLLEVTLNGAPVEYTGRHYKRAAPRAEDFLTLAPGESLTRTVGLSDAYDLSRSGHYTVSFSGSHHAESPAIHNAFASNSVSLWIEGRPGRENGYEAQDVRAQGLSTSTNCSTSRKTDITSAFSAAQSMTNNSLSYLTNTTPGSTPRYTTWFGAYSSTGWSTAKSHFSAIKSAFDTKSVVVDCGCTSSAYAYVYPTQPYKIYVCNAFWSAPMTGTDSKGGTLVHEMSHFNAVAGTDDHAYGHTAAKKLATTNPTRALDNADSHEYFAENTPAQN from the coding sequence ATGAGCAAGAGCCTGGGTGGTCGTCGTCAGTGGCTGGTGGGCGCGGTGACCGGTATGTCGCTGCTGGGTGCCTGTGGCGCCCCGCCGGAGACGGCCGGTGAGTCCACGGAGCTCAGCGCCCCGGAGGCCACCGCGGGTGAACTCTCCGCGCGGCTGTCCGCCGGGACGTCTTCCTTCGGCGCCCAGAGCGAGGTGAGCGTCACCATCACCCTCACCAACATCTCCAACCACGCGGTGAGCCTGCTGTCCTGGCACACGCCGGTGGACGGCCTCCAGGACGACCTGCTGGAGGTGACGCTCAACGGCGCCCCCGTGGAGTACACCGGCCGCCACTACAAGCGCGCCGCCCCCCGCGCCGAGGACTTCCTCACGCTGGCCCCCGGCGAGAGCCTCACCCGCACGGTGGGCCTGTCGGATGCGTATGACCTGTCCCGCAGCGGCCACTACACCGTGAGCTTCTCCGGCTCGCACCACGCCGAGAGCCCGGCGATCCACAACGCCTTCGCCTCCAACAGCGTCTCCCTGTGGATCGAAGGCCGTCCGGGCCGCGAGAACGGCTACGAGGCGCAGGACGTCCGCGCCCAGGGCCTGTCGACCTCGACCAACTGCAGCACCTCCCGGAAGACGGACATCACCAGCGCGTTCTCCGCGGCCCAGTCGATGACGAACAACTCGCTCAGCTACCTCACCAACACCACGCCCGGCAGCACCCCGCGCTACACCACCTGGTTCGGTGCCTACAGCAGCACGGGCTGGAGCACGGCCAAGTCGCACTTCAGCGCCATCAAGAGCGCCTTCGACACCAAGTCGGTGGTGGTCGACTGCGGCTGCACGAGCAGCGCCTACGCCTACGTGTACCCCACCCAGCCCTACAAGATTTACGTCTGCAACGCGTTCTGGAGCGCGCCCATGACGGGCACGGACTCCAAGGGCGGCACGCTGGTCCACGAGATGAGCCACTTCAACGCGGTGGCGGGCACCGACGACCACGCCTACGGCCACACCGCCGCCAAGAAGCTGGCGACCACCAACCCCACGCGCGCCCTGGATAACGCCGACAGCCACGAGTACTTCGCCGAGAACACTCCCGCACAGAACTGA
- a CDS encoding M35 family metallo-endopeptidase, which yields MSKRQGGRLRGLCGAGAGLLLLGACGAPPEGPDDASPLGAVEAASGELSAHLSAAAPSFRAEEEVSLTLTLTNPTAHPVRLLSWNTPAQGLTENLLIVTFNGAPVAYRGPQFKRAIPRPEDFLTLAPGESLTRTVTLAGVYDWSRSGPYTVRYAGVGPETFSSNSLTLWVSGRPAPQEPLEAPPAHPLGLSYRQCSDRQKSDIAQAFTTAQSMAHKAVSYLSETLPSSTPRYKTWFGPATATGWLTVRAHFSTLKHALNTKPVVVDCGCTRNAYAYVYPHRPYTIYVCNAFWSAPMAGTDSKGGTLIHEMSHFTAVAGTDDHAYGQSAAKSLALSHPSKARDNADSHEYFAENTPVLR from the coding sequence ATGAGCAAGCGCCAGGGGGGCCGTCTTCGAGGGTTGTGTGGCGCAGGGGCCGGTCTGCTCCTGCTGGGGGCCTGCGGCGCTCCCCCGGAAGGGCCTGACGACGCCTCGCCGCTGGGGGCGGTGGAGGCGGCCTCGGGCGAGCTGTCCGCGCACCTGTCGGCCGCGGCCCCGTCCTTCCGGGCCGAGGAGGAGGTGAGCCTCACCCTCACCCTCACCAACCCCACCGCCCACCCGGTCCGCCTGCTCTCCTGGAACACCCCGGCCCAGGGGCTCACGGAGAACCTGCTCATCGTGACGTTCAACGGCGCCCCGGTGGCGTACCGCGGGCCCCAATTCAAGCGCGCCATCCCTCGCCCCGAGGACTTCCTCACGCTGGCGCCCGGGGAGAGCCTCACCCGCACCGTGACGCTCGCCGGCGTGTATGACTGGTCCCGGAGCGGCCCCTACACCGTGCGCTACGCGGGGGTGGGCCCCGAGACCTTCTCCTCCAACAGCCTCACCCTGTGGGTCAGCGGCCGCCCCGCCCCCCAGGAGCCCCTCGAGGCCCCACCGGCTCACCCCCTGGGGCTCTCCTACCGCCAGTGCTCGGACCGCCAGAAGTCAGACATCGCCCAGGCCTTCACCACCGCGCAGAGCATGGCCCACAAGGCGGTGAGCTACCTCTCCGAGACGCTGCCCTCCAGCACCCCGCGCTACAAGACCTGGTTCGGCCCCGCCACCGCCACCGGCTGGCTCACGGTGAGGGCCCACTTCAGCACCCTCAAGCACGCGCTCAACACCAAACCCGTGGTGGTGGATTGCGGCTGTACGCGCAACGCCTATGCATACGTGTACCCCCACCGCCCCTACACGATTTACGTCTGCAATGCCTTCTGGAGCGCCCCCATGGCGGGCACGGACTCCAAGGGCGGCACGCTGATCCACGAGATGAGCCACTTCACCGCGGTGGCAGGCACCGATGACCACGCCTACGGCCAGAGCGCCGCCAAGAGCCTCGCCCTCTCCCACCCCAGCAAGGCCCGGGATAACGCGGACAGTCACGAGTACTTCGCCGAGAACACGCCCGTGCTGCGATAG
- a CDS encoding AAA family ATPase, translated as MILRRLRVQHFRCFRNPVELSGLSTGIHVIHAPNETGKSSLVLAVARALFDRYSTKDREIQQLRPWQTTLSPRITLEFETAGKRYRLEKSFLDDASCMLEEWTGTRFERLADSQQADELVRGFLTSSVPGSGATKVGHWGLARLLWLNQSAERQEVPQLDTPLKARLLETVGVAALSDEEQALLKAIEVAYGQFYTPKKGKLVAGGDLLQVEEHVRALDDEVKRLNQRKVETARLADGITDNHYALASLLEEQKDYELKLADLHERIEQEAQLERQAVLREKDVESQRLQQRNLDQKQRDILVRQQKVTQYEALAAQKESAIQAAQEVCGRAEEGLRDATDRFKAQQGELEKAELRLDRGRLLEGTRELLEEQRRLEGLVKQGTRLANAGETSRRKTAALKVLSDSDVKRTEDVQRKMEQARARLEVQGIEVVFKAESTQNIEWEAEGHTIRHKVSKDDQKVFTGVSAAGLRIKGVGLLSVRTGAEEVGKLQAELEKYRKELARRLREQGVGDLAGLRKAWEAQQLLLQEQQKHEDALSTFLETADVESVEALQQKLREVQGDTGGRVAQLGIPEEGLAAYPFADVISLAEEVKVCKREVKAREKAREEAETAYRKAERQLQALIQERKGALGTAHTLRLEVQSQLGAMGLTLEQLGAEVEKAGTELARLENMLQGLRAQLPRPEERAATRRQQLQEAHARVADSVKRTREEIIRAETLIGQAAAEGLYSQLCDVEEKLALMKERAHQLQTRARATERLRNLALAWQEQVSRTFVGPIEKEIHSRLEHIRGGGRPEHLVLNSEFSEAQMQTSAGLRPLDSFSWGTQEQTLFALRLALGSLLSTRGPRPEPQLVVLDDALVNTDAARHRRALELIESAGDALQVLILTAFPERYRTLRGLKEFDLKALSCESA; from the coding sequence ATGATCCTGCGCAGGCTTCGTGTCCAACACTTCCGCTGCTTCCGCAACCCAGTGGAACTCTCCGGGTTGAGCACGGGCATCCACGTCATCCACGCGCCCAACGAGACGGGCAAGTCGAGCCTCGTCCTCGCGGTCGCGCGAGCGCTGTTCGATCGCTACTCGACGAAGGACCGGGAGATTCAGCAGCTCCGTCCTTGGCAGACGACCCTTTCTCCGCGCATCACCCTGGAGTTCGAGACGGCCGGGAAGCGTTACCGTCTGGAAAAGTCCTTCCTAGACGACGCCTCCTGCATGCTGGAGGAGTGGACGGGAACCCGCTTTGAGCGGCTCGCCGACTCGCAACAGGCGGATGAACTTGTTCGTGGCTTTCTCACTTCCAGTGTGCCGGGAAGTGGCGCGACGAAGGTAGGCCACTGGGGGCTGGCCCGCCTGCTCTGGCTGAACCAGTCCGCCGAGCGGCAGGAGGTGCCACAGTTGGATACTCCTCTCAAGGCGCGGCTCCTGGAGACCGTGGGTGTCGCAGCCCTGAGTGACGAGGAGCAGGCGCTGCTGAAGGCGATCGAGGTGGCCTACGGCCAGTTCTACACGCCGAAGAAGGGCAAGCTCGTCGCAGGTGGCGACTTGCTTCAAGTGGAGGAGCACGTCCGGGCCTTGGATGACGAAGTCAAGCGGCTGAATCAGCGGAAGGTAGAAACGGCTCGGCTCGCCGACGGTATTACGGACAACCACTACGCATTGGCCTCCCTATTAGAGGAGCAGAAGGATTACGAGCTGAAGCTCGCCGATCTTCACGAGCGCATCGAGCAAGAGGCACAGTTGGAGCGGCAGGCCGTGCTCCGGGAGAAAGACGTCGAGAGTCAGCGCCTGCAGCAGCGGAACCTCGATCAGAAGCAGCGTGATATCCTCGTGCGTCAGCAGAAGGTAACGCAATACGAGGCCCTCGCGGCTCAGAAGGAATCCGCTATCCAAGCAGCGCAGGAGGTGTGCGGCCGCGCGGAGGAGGGGCTTCGGGACGCCACGGACCGGTTCAAGGCTCAGCAAGGAGAGTTGGAGAAAGCGGAGCTGAGGCTGGATCGAGGGCGGCTGTTGGAGGGCACCCGGGAGTTACTGGAGGAGCAGCGCAGGCTGGAGGGGCTCGTCAAGCAGGGGACGCGGTTGGCGAATGCCGGGGAGACCAGCCGGCGCAAGACTGCCGCGCTGAAGGTGTTGTCCGATTCCGACGTCAAGCGCACTGAGGATGTTCAGCGCAAGATGGAGCAGGCCCGGGCCCGGCTGGAGGTCCAGGGTATCGAGGTCGTCTTCAAGGCCGAGAGTACGCAGAACATCGAGTGGGAGGCGGAGGGCCATACCATTCGGCACAAAGTTTCCAAGGACGATCAGAAGGTCTTCACGGGCGTGAGCGCCGCGGGGCTCCGCATCAAGGGCGTGGGCCTGCTAAGCGTACGCACCGGGGCCGAGGAGGTTGGCAAGCTCCAGGCCGAACTTGAGAAGTATCGCAAGGAGCTGGCGCGTCGCCTTCGCGAGCAGGGGGTCGGAGATCTCGCTGGGCTGCGCAAGGCCTGGGAGGCCCAGCAGTTGTTGCTCCAGGAGCAGCAGAAGCACGAGGATGCGCTCAGCACCTTCCTGGAGACTGCGGACGTCGAGAGCGTCGAGGCGCTTCAGCAGAAATTGCGGGAAGTGCAGGGAGATACCGGCGGCAGGGTTGCCCAGCTCGGAATCCCGGAGGAGGGGTTGGCTGCATACCCGTTCGCTGACGTGATTTCGCTCGCTGAGGAGGTGAAGGTCTGCAAGCGCGAGGTGAAGGCTCGCGAAAAGGCGCGAGAGGAGGCCGAGACCGCGTACCGGAAGGCAGAGCGGCAGTTGCAAGCCCTCATTCAAGAGAGGAAGGGCGCGCTCGGGACGGCGCACACCTTGCGCTTGGAGGTGCAGTCCCAGCTTGGCGCGATGGGGTTGACGCTTGAGCAGCTCGGCGCGGAGGTTGAAAAGGCGGGTACGGAGCTGGCTCGCCTGGAGAACATGCTCCAGGGCTTGCGTGCCCAGCTTCCTCGTCCCGAGGAGCGCGCGGCGACCCGGCGTCAGCAGCTCCAAGAGGCCCATGCGCGCGTCGCGGACAGTGTGAAGAGGACCCGCGAGGAGATCATCCGCGCGGAGACGCTCATTGGACAAGCGGCAGCAGAGGGACTGTACTCCCAGCTCTGCGACGTGGAAGAAAAGCTTGCACTAATGAAGGAGCGCGCCCATCAGCTTCAGACGCGAGCGCGTGCCACCGAGCGGCTGCGTAACCTGGCGCTGGCTTGGCAAGAGCAGGTGAGCCGAACGTTCGTGGGGCCCATCGAGAAGGAGATCCATTCTCGCCTGGAGCACATCCGGGGAGGAGGCCGTCCCGAGCACCTCGTTTTGAACTCCGAGTTCAGCGAAGCTCAAATGCAGACATCCGCCGGCCTGCGGCCACTAGACAGCTTCTCATGGGGAACCCAGGAGCAGACCTTGTTCGCCCTGCGGCTCGCACTTGGCAGCCTCCTGTCCACACGGGGCCCCCGGCCCGAGCCGCAGCTCGTTGTCCTCGACGACGCGTTGGTCAACACGGACGCGGCACGGCATCGGCGCGCGCTGGAGCTGATCGAAAGCGCGGGAGATGCGCTTCAGGTTCTCATCCTCACCGCATTTCCGGAACGCTATCGAACACTCCGAGGCTTGAAGGAGTTCGACCTGAAGGCGCTCTCTTGTGAATCAGCATAG
- a CDS encoding STM4014 family protein yields MAVAPPFILIGNAENRRVTLFQEALAGQGLPPAHVVSWSELLSREGRLEELPDTEAMVRIDSAGENWEVEKALLKRGYTDALEHGCSVLTPEEVDALPLDLGRILCPRQHHLGFLRILAQLEALFARRPRWRVLQPPAAIADLFDKRITSRRYAALGVPVPEPLEDITDVASLRARMHEAGCREVFVKVSCGSSASCLAIFRRGRSTESLVTTIEQAETGWYNSLKVRRIQEPRRVDEVLTFLLREGSQVERSIPKARLGGDYFDCRVLMVRGEPAFTVVRQSHRPITNLHLGGWRGDLEDFRAAVPPNRLADAMESCRAVARAHDCLHVGIDLMYEEHFTGHRVLEANAFGDLLPRLWRDGLSVYAWEIREALREH; encoded by the coding sequence ATGGCGGTGGCCCCTCCGTTCATCCTCATCGGCAACGCGGAGAACCGCCGGGTCACCCTCTTCCAGGAAGCCTTGGCGGGCCAGGGCCTCCCCCCAGCGCACGTGGTCTCCTGGAGCGAGCTGCTCTCCCGTGAAGGGCGGCTCGAGGAACTCCCGGACACCGAGGCGATGGTCCGCATCGACTCGGCGGGAGAGAACTGGGAGGTGGAGAAGGCCCTGCTGAAGCGCGGCTACACGGACGCGCTGGAGCACGGGTGCTCCGTCCTGACGCCGGAGGAGGTGGACGCCCTGCCCCTGGACCTGGGGCGCATCCTCTGTCCCCGGCAGCACCACCTGGGCTTCCTGCGGATCCTCGCGCAACTGGAAGCCCTCTTCGCGCGGCGCCCCCGCTGGCGCGTGCTCCAGCCTCCGGCGGCCATCGCGGACCTCTTCGACAAGCGCATCACCTCGCGCCGCTACGCGGCCCTGGGCGTGCCCGTGCCCGAGCCCCTGGAGGACATCACAGACGTGGCGTCCCTCCGGGCCCGGATGCACGAGGCCGGCTGCCGCGAGGTGTTCGTGAAGGTGTCGTGCGGCTCGTCCGCCTCGTGCCTGGCCATCTTCCGGCGAGGCCGCTCCACGGAGTCACTGGTCACCACCATCGAGCAGGCGGAGACGGGCTGGTACAACTCGCTGAAGGTGCGCCGCATTCAGGAGCCCCGGCGCGTGGACGAGGTGCTGACGTTCCTGCTGCGCGAGGGCTCCCAGGTCGAGCGCTCGATTCCCAAGGCCCGGCTGGGCGGAGACTACTTTGACTGCCGGGTGCTGATGGTGCGCGGCGAGCCGGCCTTCACGGTGGTGCGCCAGAGCCACCGGCCCATCACCAACCTGCACCTGGGCGGCTGGCGCGGGGACCTGGAGGACTTCCGCGCGGCGGTGCCCCCGAACCGGCTCGCGGATGCGATGGAGAGCTGCCGCGCCGTGGCGCGCGCGCACGACTGCCTGCACGTGGGCATCGACCTCATGTACGAGGAGCACTTCACGGGGCACCGCGTGCTGGAGGCCAACGCCTTCGGAGACCTGCTGCCCCGGCTGTGGCGCGACGGCCTCAGCGTGTACGCGTGGGAGATCCGCGAGGCCCTGCGCGAACACTGA
- a CDS encoding WGR domain-containing protein: MPRYEFKEGSSSKFWEITLSGSSFTTRWGRIGTEGQEKTQHFDSSAEARKEHDKLIREKEKKGYEPAGDAGAEAGGGKATPSATNPALEAAILADPDNVEAYLAYGTWLSEQGDPRGELIALQHALSQASGSEASNLKRKITVHLKTHQEHLLGELAEAVEDEELSVEWYLGFIRSARVAKKDYDSTRDIPDTALELLTHPSAKFLRGLTIGMAEFDGENVYDSVIEKLAEAGGSKTIQDLFIGDFQYPDEMEISWSHLNDVSPLLQVLPALRTLRLRGASLELGKLHLPELREFTVETGGLPLSAVKSIVTAKWPKLERLEIWFGSENYGAEGGVKDIRPLLDGKGVPNLKRLGLRNSEFTDALCEALPTAKVLPQLETLDLSMGTMSDEGAGVLAEHAAAFSHLRELDVTENTLTPAGQKLVAKLAGTVSAGNQREYDEEYRYAAVGE, from the coding sequence ATGCCGCGGTACGAGTTCAAGGAAGGCAGTTCCAGCAAGTTCTGGGAGATCACCCTCTCCGGCAGCTCCTTCACCACCCGCTGGGGCCGCATCGGCACCGAGGGGCAGGAGAAGACCCAGCACTTCGACTCTTCAGCGGAGGCGCGAAAGGAGCACGACAAGCTCATCCGCGAGAAGGAAAAGAAGGGCTACGAGCCTGCGGGGGACGCCGGAGCGGAGGCCGGTGGCGGTAAGGCCACCCCGTCCGCCACCAACCCGGCGCTGGAGGCCGCGATCCTCGCGGATCCGGACAACGTCGAGGCGTATCTCGCCTATGGCACCTGGCTGAGCGAGCAAGGCGACCCGCGGGGCGAGCTCATCGCCCTGCAGCACGCGCTGTCGCAGGCCAGCGGCTCGGAGGCCAGCAACCTCAAGCGCAAGATCACCGTGCACCTCAAGACCCACCAGGAGCACTTGCTGGGAGAGCTGGCGGAGGCGGTGGAGGACGAGGAGCTCTCGGTGGAGTGGTACCTGGGCTTCATCCGCTCCGCGCGCGTGGCCAAGAAGGACTACGACTCCACCCGGGACATTCCCGACACCGCGCTGGAGCTGCTCACGCACCCCTCGGCGAAGTTCCTCCGGGGACTCACCATCGGCATGGCGGAGTTCGACGGTGAGAACGTCTACGACAGCGTCATCGAGAAGCTGGCCGAGGCCGGTGGCTCGAAGACGATCCAGGACCTGTTCATCGGAGACTTCCAGTACCCGGACGAGATGGAGATCTCCTGGTCCCACCTGAACGACGTGTCGCCCCTGCTCCAGGTGTTGCCGGCCCTGCGCACACTGCGGCTGCGGGGCGCTTCGCTGGAGCTGGGGAAGCTCCACCTGCCCGAGCTGCGTGAATTCACGGTGGAGACCGGTGGCCTGCCCCTGTCCGCGGTGAAGTCCATCGTCACGGCGAAGTGGCCCAAGCTGGAGCGGCTGGAGATCTGGTTTGGCAGCGAGAACTACGGCGCGGAAGGGGGCGTGAAGGACATCCGGCCCCTGCTCGACGGCAAGGGCGTGCCGAACCTGAAGCGGCTGGGCCTGCGCAACTCGGAGTTCACGGACGCGCTGTGCGAGGCGCTGCCCACCGCGAAGGTGCTCCCGCAGCTGGAAACGCTGGACCTGTCCATGGGCACCATGTCCGACGAGGGCGCCGGTGTCCTGGCGGAGCACGCGGCGGCCTTCTCCCACCTGCGGGAGCTGGACGTCACGGAGAACACCCTCACCCCGGCGGGGCAGAAGCTCGTGGCGAAGCTGGCAGGCACCGTCAGCGCGGGCAACCAGCGCGAATACGACGAGGAGTACCGCTACGCGGCGGTAGGCGAGTAG
- a CDS encoding STM4011 family radical SAM protein codes for MKLTVLYRGPLSSCNYGCEYCPFGKWKHTEEELARDRADLERFLAWAESRTQDTLAVFFTPWGEALIWPWYQEALARLTHLPHVERAAIQTNLSCKLDWVQRCKAEKLGIWATYHPEWGKRRRFVAQCEALSALGVRHSAGMVGFVRFAEEAEALRRELPPDTYLWINAVKDGKEKPYTPEEVARFSQVDPLFPVNNTRHPSLGRACRGGESVISVDGEGTARRCHFIPEPIGNIYAPDFEAALKPRSCSKQTCGCHIGYVYLEYLELDRVFGSGILERVPTVPLWRAPADP; via the coding sequence ATGAAGCTCACCGTGCTCTACCGGGGACCGCTGTCCAGCTGCAACTACGGCTGCGAGTACTGCCCCTTCGGCAAGTGGAAGCACACCGAGGAGGAGCTGGCCCGGGACCGGGCGGACCTGGAGCGCTTCCTCGCCTGGGCGGAGTCGCGCACCCAGGACACGCTGGCCGTGTTCTTCACGCCCTGGGGCGAGGCCCTCATCTGGCCCTGGTATCAGGAGGCGCTCGCCCGGCTCACGCACCTGCCCCACGTGGAGCGCGCCGCCATTCAGACGAACCTCTCCTGCAAGCTGGACTGGGTCCAGCGCTGCAAGGCGGAGAAGCTGGGCATCTGGGCCACTTATCACCCGGAGTGGGGCAAGCGCCGCCGCTTCGTCGCCCAGTGCGAGGCGCTGTCCGCGCTCGGCGTGCGTCACAGCGCGGGCATGGTGGGGTTCGTCCGCTTCGCCGAGGAGGCCGAGGCCCTGCGCCGCGAGCTGCCGCCGGACACGTACCTGTGGATCAACGCGGTGAAGGACGGGAAGGAGAAGCCCTACACGCCCGAGGAGGTGGCCCGCTTCAGCCAGGTGGATCCGCTGTTTCCGGTGAACAACACGCGCCACCCCAGCCTGGGCCGGGCGTGCCGGGGCGGGGAGTCCGTCATCTCCGTGGACGGGGAGGGCACCGCGCGCCGGTGTCACTTCATCCCCGAGCCCATCGGCAATATCTATGCGCCGGACTTCGAGGCGGCGTTGAAGCCCCGGTCCTGCTCGAAGCAGACGTGTGGGTGCCACATCGGCTACGTGTACCTGGAGTACCTGGAGCTGGACCGGGTCTTCGGCTCCGGCATCCTGGAGCGTGTCCCCACCGTGCCCCTCTGGAGGGCCCCGGCGGATCCATAA